The following coding sequences are from one Fimbriimonadaceae bacterium window:
- a CDS encoding SUF system NifU family Fe-S cluster assembly protein, with protein sequence MLEELYRETILDHGRKPRNSGHIDAPTHSADGWNPLCGDQVRLYLVVKDDVITDVKFEGCGCAISQASTSLMTETVKGMTVEEALDTFDKFHAMVVDGTVEELGGLECLAGVREFPARIKCATLGWHALRSALAGEEAASTE encoded by the coding sequence ATGCTCGAAGAACTCTATCGCGAGACAATCCTGGACCACGGCCGCAAGCCGCGGAACAGCGGCCACATCGACGCGCCGACCCATTCAGCCGACGGGTGGAACCCCTTGTGCGGCGACCAAGTCCGGCTCTACCTGGTCGTCAAGGACGACGTCATCACCGACGTCAAGTTCGAGGGTTGTGGTTGCGCGATCAGCCAGGCAAGCACCAGTCTGATGACCGAGACAGTGAAGGGAATGACGGTAGAAGAGGCCCTCGACACCTTCGACAAGTTCCACGCCATGGTGGTCGACGGGACGGTCGAGGAGCTCGGCGGACTGGAGTGCTTGGCGGGCGTCCGCGAGTTTCCTGCCCGCATCAAGTGCGCGACTTTGGGCTGGCATGCCTTGCGTTCGGCCCTGGCCGGTGAGGAGGCGGCGAGCACTGAGTGA
- a CDS encoding SufS family cysteine desulfurase → MASKTSLRSPWRCEFPILDQEVNGKPLVYLDSAASGQKPRVVLDTMDFYYRMDNANVHRGVHTLGQRSTDAYDRARATVAKHLNASRPEEVVFTKGCTESLNLVASSWGGTNLKAGDVVLCSVAEHHANLVPWQMVAQRTGARVLPVPVFDDGQLDWDAYVALLRDHPVKMVAVKHVCNALGTVYPVKRMAEEAHQAGALITADGAQAVPHMPVDVRDLGVDFYSVAGHKAFGPMGVGALYGRSEHLKGMPPYQGGGDMIRTVSFEGTTFREPPTRFEAGTPNVAGVVGMAAGLEWLAAQDSEAVQAHEAALTQRATASLEEVAGVTVLGKTPGKAGVVSFVTDFAHPHDLATILDSEGVAVRAGHHCCMPLMQRLQVSSTVRASFAVYNDDEDVEALVRAVAKAKEIFS, encoded by the coding sequence TTGGCCAGCAAGACTAGCCTGCGGTCTCCCTGGCGGTGCGAGTTTCCCATCCTCGACCAAGAGGTGAACGGTAAACCGCTCGTCTATTTGGACAGTGCGGCAAGCGGCCAGAAGCCGCGGGTCGTCCTCGACACGATGGACTTCTACTACCGGATGGACAACGCCAACGTCCATCGCGGGGTCCACACATTGGGTCAGCGGTCGACCGACGCCTATGACCGTGCCCGGGCCACGGTCGCCAAGCACCTCAACGCCTCGCGACCGGAGGAAGTCGTCTTCACCAAGGGCTGCACCGAGTCGCTCAACTTGGTCGCTTCGTCTTGGGGCGGGACGAACCTGAAGGCCGGGGACGTGGTGCTTTGCTCCGTCGCTGAGCACCACGCCAACCTGGTGCCGTGGCAGATGGTCGCGCAAAGAACTGGGGCCCGGGTGCTGCCTGTCCCGGTCTTTGACGACGGTCAGTTGGATTGGGACGCCTACGTCGCCCTCCTTCGCGACCACCCGGTCAAGATGGTCGCCGTCAAGCACGTGTGCAACGCCCTGGGGACGGTCTATCCGGTCAAGCGCATGGCGGAGGAAGCCCACCAGGCCGGTGCGCTGATCACGGCGGACGGAGCCCAGGCGGTGCCCCACATGCCCGTGGACGTCCGCGACCTTGGGGTCGATTTTTATTCGGTGGCGGGGCACAAGGCGTTCGGCCCCATGGGGGTCGGTGCGTTGTACGGGCGATCGGAGCACCTGAAAGGCATGCCGCCCTACCAAGGAGGCGGCGACATGATCCGCACCGTCTCCTTTGAGGGAACGACGTTCCGTGAGCCGCCGACCCGGTTCGAGGCGGGGACGCCCAACGTCGCCGGTGTGGTCGGTATGGCCGCCGGCCTGGAGTGGTTGGCCGCCCAAGACTCCGAGGCTGTCCAGGCCCATGAGGCCGCCCTGACCCAGCGCGCCACCGCCAGCCTGGAGGAGGTCGCTGGGGTGACGGTCCTCGGCAAGACCCCCGGGAAGGCCGGCGTCGTCAGCTTCGTCACCGACTTTGCCCATCCGCATGATTTGGCGACGATCCTCGACAGCGAGGGTGTGGCGGTCAGGGCCGGGCACCATTGCTGCATGCCCCTCATGCAGAGACTTCAGGTCTCATCGACAGTACGGGCGTCATTCGCCGTCTACAATGACGACGAAGACGTCGAGGCCCTTGTCAGAGCCGTCGCCAAGGCGAAGGAGATTTTCAGCTGA
- the sufD gene encoding Fe-S cluster assembly protein SufD, which translates to MTATKTFESKLDAVLAAGDQTAAQSPAWLAEKRRLALDAFRAAGVPTMKDEEWKYTSLRTVAETEWSPAEPGPAWFGDELPRLAKDSARVVVVNGQLDRNQSEFDAGKGVRIESLRDALVQGPVDQFGDVSRPGSHPFAALNTATFTDGVLVRVSAMAEADRPVEILHVTSGEGQVVAPRVLIVVEKGAKVQVVEHYVSHGDATNLTIPVTEVSVAENAQVEHVRVQDEAPTGHHIGMWATHQAQDSTYESYNIAFGGALARLDQDIWIGGRHTTTRLDGVVLARGGQVIDNHTRLDHALPDGTSFEIYKQIVDDRATVVFNGKIFVHQDAQKTDAKQTNQALLLSPQATINSKPQLEIFADDVKCTHGATVGQLEDDPLFYMRSRGIPQKQAEAVLVYAFAAEVLELITMADVRESLEKTLFARLAEGRAELGQQD; encoded by the coding sequence ATGACCGCGACCAAAACCTTCGAGAGCAAGCTCGACGCCGTCTTGGCGGCCGGCGACCAGACCGCCGCCCAGAGCCCGGCTTGGCTGGCAGAGAAGCGCCGCTTGGCCCTGGACGCCTTCCGCGCGGCCGGCGTGCCGACGATGAAGGACGAGGAATGGAAGTACACGTCCCTTCGCACGGTCGCCGAAACTGAATGGTCGCCGGCCGAACCGGGCCCAGCATGGTTCGGCGACGAGTTGCCTCGTTTAGCCAAGGATTCTGCCCGCGTGGTGGTCGTCAACGGCCAACTCGACCGGAACCAGTCGGAGTTTGACGCAGGAAAGGGCGTCCGGATCGAGTCGTTGCGCGACGCCTTGGTCCAGGGCCCGGTCGACCAGTTCGGAGACGTGTCCCGGCCAGGGTCGCACCCCTTCGCGGCCCTGAACACGGCGACGTTCACCGACGGTGTCCTTGTCCGGGTCAGTGCCATGGCAGAGGCCGACCGACCGGTCGAAATCCTTCATGTCACGAGCGGGGAAGGCCAAGTGGTGGCTCCGCGAGTCCTTATCGTCGTCGAGAAGGGCGCAAAGGTGCAGGTCGTCGAGCACTACGTCAGCCATGGCGACGCGACCAACCTCACCATTCCAGTGACCGAAGTGTCGGTCGCAGAGAACGCCCAGGTGGAGCACGTCCGGGTGCAGGACGAGGCCCCGACCGGCCACCACATCGGGATGTGGGCCACCCACCAGGCGCAAGACAGCACCTACGAGTCCTACAACATCGCGTTTGGCGGTGCCTTGGCCCGATTGGACCAGGACATTTGGATCGGGGGCCGGCACACCACCACGCGGTTGGACGGGGTCGTGTTGGCCCGGGGTGGACAGGTCATTGACAACCACACCCGCCTCGACCACGCCCTCCCCGACGGCACCAGCTTCGAAATCTACAAGCAGATCGTGGACGACCGGGCCACCGTGGTGTTCAACGGCAAGATCTTTGTCCATCAGGACGCCCAGAAGACCGACGCCAAGCAAACCAACCAGGCCCTCCTGCTGTCGCCGCAGGCGACGATCAATTCCAAGCCTCAGTTGGAGATCTTTGCCGACGACGTGAAGTGCACCCACGGCGCGACGGTCGGCCAGTTGGAAGACGACCCCCTCTTCTACATGCGGTCGCGCGGCATCCCGCAGAAGCAAGCCGAGGCTGTCTTGGTCTACGCCTTCGCCGCCGAAGTGCTGGAACTCATCACAATGGCCGACGTGCGCGAGAGCCTGGAGAAGACGCTCTTCGCCCGCTTGGCCGAAGGCAGGGCAGAACTTGGCCAGCAAGACTAG